From Drosophila nasuta strain 15112-1781.00 chromosome X, ASM2355853v1, whole genome shotgun sequence, one genomic window encodes:
- the LOC132797005 gene encoding LOW QUALITY PROTEIN: large ribosomal subunit protein uL16m (The sequence of the model RefSeq protein was modified relative to this genomic sequence to represent the inferred CDS: deleted 1 base in 1 codon): MWCFKTVTQLLKTGAASANVNYNCVAGLKYFPPPIKYENIEKVERPKLRIMERMPQHPPNLRPPKMQKRLRYMRGPELVHNQLLHKQYAIVATGGGRLRWGHYEMMRLTIGRKMNVNTMFATWRVPAPWQPITKKGQGQRMGGGKGAIDHYVTPVKEGRVIVEIAGRCEFIECKGFLQQVANQLPFKAMVVSQEMLDQMRDDEEKLARANQNPFTLKYVIQNNLNGCHRWLSPVDHKWFGKHL; this comes from the exons atgTGGTGCTTTAAAACAGTGACACAACTACTTAAAACTGGGGCAGCAT CTGCCAATGTGAATTACAATTGTGTCGCCGGCCTCAAGTATTTTCCTCCGCCAATCAAATATGAAA ATATTGAGAAAGTGGAGAGA CCCAAGTTGCGCATTATGGAGCGCATGCCACAGCATCCGCCCAATCTGCGGCCACCCAAAATGCAAAAGCGATTGCGTTACATGCGAGGTCCGGAGCTCGTTCACAATCAATTGCTGCACAAACAATACGCGATCGTGGCCACTGGTGGCGGACGTTTGCGTTGGGGCCACTACGAAATGATGCGTCTAACCATTGGTCGCAAAATGAACGTGAACACAATGTTTGCCACCTGGCGTGTCCCAGCTCCGTGGCAGCCCATCACAAAGAAGGGCCAGGGACAACGCATGGGTGGTGGCAAAGGCGCCATCGATCACTATGTGACGCCGGTGAAGGAGGGCCGAGTTATCGTCGAGATCGCCGGCCGATGCGAGTTCATCGAATGCAAGGGCTTCCTACAGCAGGTGGCCAATCAACTGCCATTCAAAGCAATGGTTGTCTCCCAAGAGATGCTGGACCAAATGCGCGACGATGAGGAGAAACTGGCGCGTGCAAATCAAAATCCCTTCACCTTAAAATACGTTATACAAAACAATCTGAATGGTTGCCATCGATGGCTCTCGCCTGTGGATCACAAATGGTTCGGAAAGCATTTATAG
- the LOC132797157 gene encoding LOW QUALITY PROTEIN: armadillo segment polarity protein-like (The sequence of the model RefSeq protein was modified relative to this genomic sequence to represent the inferred CDS: inserted 1 base in 1 codon) encodes MSYMPAQNRTMSHSNQYNPPDLPPMVSAKEQTLLWQQNSYMGDSGIHSGAVTQVPSLSGKEDEEMEGDPLMFDLDTGFPQNFTQDQVDDMNQQLSQTRSQRVRAAMFPETLEEGIEIPSTQFDPQQPTAVQRLSEPSQMLKHAVVNLINYQDDAELATRAIPELIKLLNDEDQVVVSQAAMMVHQLSKKEASRHAIMNXPQMVAALVRAISNSNDLESTKAAVGTLHNLSHHRQGLLAIFKSGGIPALVKLLSSPVESVLFYAITTLHNLLLHQDGSKMAVRLAGGLQKMVTLLQRNNVKFLAIVTDCLQILAYGNQESKLIILASGGPNELVRIMRSYDYEKLLWTTSRVLKVLSVCSSNKPAIVDAGGMQALAMHLGNMSPRLVQNCLWTLRNLSDAATKVEGLEALLQSLVQVLASTDVNVVTCAAGILSNLTCNNQRNKATVCQVGGVDALVRTIINAGDREEITEPAVCALRHLTSRHVDSELAQNAVRLNYGLSVIVKLLHPPSRWPLIKAVIGLIRNLALCPANHAPLREHGAIHHLVRLLMRAFQDTERQRSSIATTGSQQPSAYADGVRMEEIVEGTVGALHILARESHNRALIRQQSVIPIFVRLLFNEIENIQRVAAGVLCELAADKEGAEIIEQEGATGPLTDLLHSRNEGVATYAAAVLFRMSEDKPQDYKKRLSIELTNSLLREENNIWANADLGMGPDLQDMLGPEEAYEGLYGQGPPSVHSSHGGRAFHQQGYDTLPIDSMQGLEISSPVGGGGGGAAGNAAPSVGAPTSPYSMDMDVGEIDAGAMNFDLDAMPTPPNDNNNLAAWYDTDC; translated from the exons ATGAGTTACATGCCAGCACAGAATCGTACAA TGTCCCACAGCAATCAATACAATCCGCCGGACTTGCCGCCAATGGTGTCCGCCAAGGAGCAGACGCTGTTGTGGCAGCAGAACTCGTATATGGGCGACTCCGGCATACATTCGGGAGCCGTTACCCAAGTGCCGTCGCTGTCGGGCAAGGAGGATGAGGAGATGGAGGGTGATCCGCTGATGTTCGATTTGGACACCGGGTTTCCGCAGAACTTTACACAGGATCAGGTGGACGATATGAACCAACAGTTGAGCCAGACCCGATCACAGCGCGTGCGCGCCGCCATGTTCCCAGAGACTTTGGAAGAGGGCATTGAGATACCATCAACACAATTTGATCCACAGCAGCCAACCGCTGTGCAGCGTCTATCGGAACCGTCGCAGATGCTGAAGCATGCCGTTGTCAATTTGATCAACTACCAGGACGACGCTGAGCTGGCCACACGTGCCATACCAGAGCTGATCAAGCTGCTCAACGATGAGGATCAGGTGGTCGTCTCGCAGGCAGCCATGATGGTACACCAGCTGTCGAAGAAGGAGGCCTCGCGTCACGCCATCATGA AGCCCCAGATGGTGGCCGCTTTGGTGCGCGCCATTTCGAATAGCAACGATCTGGAGAGCACCAAAGCCGCTGTGGGCACGCTCCACAATTTGTCGCATCATCGCCAAGGCCTGTTGGCCATCTTCAAGAGCGGCGGCATCCCGGCTCTGGTGAAGCTGCTCTCGTCGCCCGTGGAGAGCGTGCTCTTCTATGCGATTACCACGCTCCACAATCTGCTGCTGCATCAGGATGGCTCCAAGATGGCCGTGCGCCTAGCTGGTGGCCTCCAGAAGATGGTGACTCTGCTGCAGCGCAACAATGTCAAGTTCTTGGCCATTGTTACCGATTGCCTGCAAATCTTGGCCTACGGCAATCAGGAGAGCAAGCTCATCATTCTGGCCTCGGGCGGGCCCAATGAGCTGGTGCGCATCATGCGCTCCTACGACTACGAGAAGCTCTTGTGGACCACATCGCGTGTGCTGAAAGTTCTCTCGGTATGCTCGAGCAACAAGCCGGCGATTGTCGATGCCGGTGGCATGCAGGCACTGGCCATGCATTTGGGCAATATGTCGCCGCGTCTGGTGCAGAACTGCCTCTGGACATTGCGCAATCTGTCGGACGCCGCCACCAAGGTGGAGGGGCTTGAGGCGCTGCTACAGTCGCTCGTTCAGGTACTGGCCTCGACGGATGTGAATGTGGTCACATGTGCTGCCGGCATTCTCTCGAATTTGACGTGCAACAATCAGCGCAACAAGGCGACTGTTTGCCAAGTGGGCGGCGTTGATGCCCTCGTTCGCACCATCATCAATGCCGGCGATCGCGAGGAGATTACCGAGCCGGCGGTGTGCGCCTTGCGTCACCTCACTTCGCGCCACGTCGACTCAGAGCTGGCCCAGAATGCAGTGCGTCTCAATTACGGCCTCTCCGTAATTGTCAAGCTGTTGCATCCACCATCCCGCTGGCCTCTAATCAAGGCTGTCATCGGGCTCATACGCAATTTGGCCCTCTGCCCGGCCAATCATGCGCCCCTGCGAGAGCACGGCGCCATCCACCATCTGGTGCGTCTGCTGATGCGCGCATTCCAGGACACAGAACGC CAACGTTCGTCAATTGCCACCACTGGGTCACAGCAGCCATCTGCGTATGCAGATGGTGTCCGAATGGAGGAGATTGTCGAGGGCACTGTCGGGGCCTTGCATATCCTTGCGCGCGAGTCCCACAATCGTGCTCTCATACGCCAACAATCGGTTATTCCGATCTTTGTGCGTTTGCTCTTCAACGAAATCGAGAACATTCAG CGTGTCGCAGCTGGCGTGCTTTGTGAGTTGGCCGCCGATAAGGAAGGCGCCGAGATAATCGAACAGGAAGGGGCCACTGGGCCGCTCACTGACTTACTGCATTCGCGCAATGAGGGCGTGGCGACTTACGCAGCAGCTGTGCTCTTCCGCATGAGCGAGGACAAGCCGCAGGACTACAAGAAGCGTCTCTCCATCGAGCTGACCAACTCGCTGTTGCGTGAGGAGAACAACATCTGGGCCAACGCTGATCTGGGCATGGGTCCCGACTTACAG GATATGCTTGGACCCGAAGAAGCATATGAGGGCCTTTATGGACAAGGTCCGCCCAGTGTGCACAGTTCGCACGGAGGTCGCGCATTCCATCAGCAAG GATATGATACTCTACCAATAGATTCAATGCAAGGTCTCGAGATCAGCAGTCCAGTAGGAGGTGGTGGCGGAGGTGCTGCTGGCAACGCGGCACCTTCGGTTGGGGCACCCACATCGCCCTACTCCATGGACATGGATGTCGGCGAAATTGATGCTGGAGCTATGAACTTTGACTTGGATGCCATGCCGACACCACCCAATGACAACAATAACTTGGCTGCCTGGTACGATACCGACTGTtaa